The stretch of DNA GGTCCTGGCGCGTTTTGTATTCTTGATATTCGTTGCTTAGCTCGCGTTGGTAGCACACGCGAGGGATTAGCAAAAGCGAGCAAAATCAAGCAAAACTAAGGCCGAAAATCCTTGCATCTGCACGCCAGTGGGGGCCTGTGTGGTGTGAAATCTATCCCCGCCCCTGCATTTGACCGGAGAATGTCCCGATGATCACAGTTCACCACCTCAACAATTCGCGCTCGCAGCGCATTTTGTGGCTGCTCGAAGAGCTTGGCGTTGAGTATGAAATCAAGTTCTACAAGCGCAACGAGATCAACCGTGCGCCGCCGGAACTCAAGGAAGCCCATCCCCTGGGCAAGTCACCCATCATCGAAGACGGCGACAACATGATTGCCGAATCCGGCGCAGCCGTTGATTACCTGATCCGCACCTATGGCGGCGGCAAGTACATGCCAGCGCCTGGGAGCGCCACCTTTGAGAAGTACAATGAGTGGATGCACTACGCGGAAGGTTCCGCCATGGTGCCGCTTTTGATGAAGCTTT from Pyruvatibacter sp. HU-CL02332 encodes:
- a CDS encoding glutathione S-transferase, which translates into the protein MITVHHLNNSRSQRILWLLEELGVEYEIKFYKRNEINRAPPELKEAHPLGKSPIIEDGDNMIAESGAAVDYLIRTYGGGKYMPAPGSATFEKYNEWMHYAEGSAMVPLLMKLFTSMLGEGGEPLQPVIDAEITLHLGYMNDALGSNLFFMGDELTGADIMLTFICEAADSRIGLDGYDNLIAYTQRIHDRPAYQRGLEKGGPYELIRTRADD